The proteins below are encoded in one region of Saccopteryx leptura isolate mSacLep1 chromosome 1, mSacLep1_pri_phased_curated, whole genome shotgun sequence:
- the LOC136387815 gene encoding patr class I histocompatibility antigen, B-2 alpha chain-like, which produces MGSPFLLLLLPGALVLTRTWAGPHSLRYFDIAVSRPGPGEPHYFSVGYVDDTEFVRFDSDSASPRTEPRAPWMEQPWVEQEDPHYWDRETRNSKVTAQNYQHKLDNLRGYYNQSEDGSHILQKIHGCEIGPDGRFLRGYWQYGYDGRDYIALNEDLRSWTAVDAAAQITKHKLEVGGYAERYRNYLKGECVQWLRIYVEKGKETLQRADPPKAHVTHHPISDREVTLRCWALGFYPAEITLTWQRDGQDLTQGMELVETRPAGDGSFQKWAAVVVPPGEEQSYTCHVQHKGLPEPLTLRWEPPQATITTVVTVAVLVLGAVVTGAVVGAVMWRRRRSGGKGGSYAQAASSDSSQGSDVSLTASKA; this is translated from the exons GTCCCCACTCCCTGAGATATTTCGACATCGCCGTGTCCCGGCCCGGCCCCGGGGAGCCTCACTACTTTTCCGTCGGCTACGTGGACGACACGGAGTTCGTGCGGTTCGACAGCGACTCCGCGAGCCCGAGGACGGAGCCACGGGCGCCGTGGATGGAGCAGCCGTGGGTGGAGCAGGAGGACCCGCACTATTGGGACCGCGAGACGCGGAATTCCAAGGTCACCGCACAGAATTACCAACACAAACTAGACAACCTGCGCGGCTACTACAACCAGAGCGAGGACG GGTCTCACATCCTCCAGAAGATACATGGCTGCGAAATTGGACCGGACGGGCGCTTCCTCCGCGGGTACTGGCAGTACGGCTACGACGGTAGGGACTACATCGCCCTGAACGAGGACCTGCGCTCCTGGACCGCTGTCGACGCTGCGGCTCAGATCACTAAGCACAAGTTGGAGGTGGGCGGTTATGCGGAGCGCTACAGGAACTACCTGAAGGGGGAGTGCGTGCAGTGGCTCCGCATTTAcgtggaaaaggggaaggagacgctgcagcgcgcag ACCCCCCAAAGGCACACGTGacccaccaccccatctctgaccgtgaggtcaccctgaggtgctgggccctgggcttctaCCCTGCGGAGATCACCCTGACCTGGCAGCGTGATGGGCAGGACCTGACCCAGGGCATGGAGCTTGTGGAGACCAGGCCTGCAGGGGATGGGAGCTTCCAGAAGTGGGCGGCCGTGGTAGtgccccctggagaggagcagagctacACGTGCCATGTGCAGCACAAGGGGCTGCCTGAGCCCCTGAccctgagatggg agcctcctcaggCCACCATCACCACTGTGGTCACCGTTGCTGTCCTGGTCCTTGGAGCTGTGGTCACTGGAGCTGTGGTGGGggctgtgatgtggaggaggaggcgctcag GTGGGAAAGGAGGGAGCTACGCTCAGGCTGCAA GCAGTGACAGTTCCCAGGGCTCTGATGTGTCTCTCACGGCTTCTAAAG CGTGA